A window from Balearica regulorum gibbericeps isolate bBalReg1 chromosome 1, bBalReg1.pri, whole genome shotgun sequence encodes these proteins:
- the NDUFA6 gene encoding NADH dehydrogenase [ubiquinone] 1 alpha subcomplex subunit 6, with amino-acid sequence MAVAGKGAVSAAVKPIFSRDLGEAKRRVRELYRAWYREVPNTVHLYQLDITVKQGRNKVREMFLKNAHVTDPRVIDMLVIKGKMDLQETIQVWKQRTHIMRYFHETETPRPKDFLSKFYAGHDP; translated from the exons ATGGCGGTGGCGGGCAAAGGAGCGGTGTCTGCGGCGGTGAAGCCGATCTTCAGCCGTGACCTGGGCGAGGCGAAGCGGCGCGTGAGGGAGCTGTACCGGGCCTGGTACCGCGAGGTGCCCAACACCG TACACCTGTACCAGCTGGACATCACAGTGAAACAGGGACGTAACAAGGTACGGGAGATGTTCCTGAAGAATGCCCACGTTACAGACCCACGGGTGATAGACATGCTGGTTATTAAG GGAAAAATGGATCTTCAAGAAACCATTCAGGTATGGAAGCAGAGGACTCACATCATGAGGTATTTCCATGAGACGGAAACCCCACGACCTAAAGACTTTCTGTCCAAATTCTATGCGGGCCACGATCCCTGA